One genomic region from Proteus vulgaris encodes:
- a CDS encoding type VI secretion system Vgr family protein, translated as MSTNDANNTPKPRLVLDDPASSRPFEIGMTFSEQQARIKKYSELLETLGKGLLHTGLVFTCQIGDLPKSTFQVTQFDLTEGLSELFTLSIHAVSEQRDIDFANQLGVASSLTVSRDGKTIRTVQGLLASAEQGNTDGVKTWYQFVIRPEMWVMTLNQDSRIFQHKTVPQILQQLLDEAHIKYDNQFYQPELHQTRRYITQKRESAYAFWCRLAFEEGINFWFEEGPKLFYSDNHLGMTAGITLTYNPQAETDITDTTATTWRYTERLCSDVRIDKDYNPIRPSYPLSQNTTGDVHQQHPVFESYGRFQEEAEAQPLNQLRYEQSQNYRQTGSANTNCFALIPGKVFTLTNHPSAKMNSRWQVISVSHHGVQPSADNGGGEGTQLSNNVTFIPGTQEWRPPFHYKPLADGDELATVVGPEGEEIYTNEQGAVKVYFHWDRRGKPDHSGSCWLRVAQGWNGDSFGFMAIPRIGQEVIVSYLNGDIDRPIITGCTYNGRNAPPLDLPKEKTRTTFRTKTHKGTGFNELRFEDAGGREEVYLHAQRDLNIHVQHDSHWHTQHDFKHRIDNQRFTEILGDDHLIMKGTQKSLIEGDVSLQIKGAKHSKIDDELIVESGMETSFKSGGKIILEAGTEITLKVGSSFIRLTPSAIFTSGNLDIGSSGPGNGQSPIIQLPDGVIPFEQPPYAIKKYCALTANETGSLLIKPPKEEE; from the coding sequence ATGTCAACGAATGACGCTAACAACACCCCTAAACCCCGTTTGGTATTAGATGATCCCGCATCATCTCGCCCTTTTGAAATAGGGATGACATTCTCTGAACAACAAGCTCGCATTAAAAAATACAGCGAATTACTCGAAACGCTAGGAAAGGGATTACTTCATACAGGGTTAGTGTTTACTTGCCAAATTGGCGATTTACCTAAAAGCACTTTTCAAGTCACTCAGTTTGATTTAACCGAAGGATTATCAGAGCTTTTCACGCTTTCGATACACGCGGTGAGTGAGCAACGTGATATTGATTTTGCCAACCAATTAGGTGTGGCTTCATCATTAACTGTCAGTCGTGACGGTAAAACAATCCGCACGGTTCAAGGCTTACTGGCGAGTGCTGAACAAGGCAACACCGACGGCGTTAAAACGTGGTATCAATTTGTTATTCGCCCTGAAATGTGGGTGATGACGCTTAATCAAGATAGCCGTATTTTCCAACATAAAACGGTACCTCAAATTCTTCAGCAATTACTAGATGAAGCGCATATCAAATATGACAACCAGTTCTATCAACCCGAACTGCACCAAACTCGTCGTTATATCACGCAAAAGCGTGAATCCGCTTATGCATTCTGGTGTCGTTTAGCGTTTGAAGAAGGGATCAATTTTTGGTTTGAAGAAGGGCCAAAACTGTTTTATAGCGACAATCATTTAGGTATGACCGCGGGGATCACGCTAACCTATAACCCACAAGCAGAAACCGATATTACGGATACCACTGCCACCACATGGCGCTATACCGAACGTTTATGCAGTGATGTGCGTATTGACAAAGATTATAACCCAATACGTCCTTCTTACCCGTTATCACAAAACACAACGGGTGACGTCCATCAACAACACCCTGTTTTTGAAAGCTATGGCCGTTTTCAAGAAGAGGCAGAAGCGCAGCCGCTAAATCAATTACGCTATGAGCAATCTCAAAATTATCGTCAAACAGGCTCAGCAAACACTAACTGTTTTGCGTTAATACCGGGCAAAGTGTTTACCTTAACCAATCACCCAAGCGCGAAAATGAATTCGCGTTGGCAAGTGATCAGCGTTTCACATCATGGCGTACAACCCTCTGCGGATAACGGTGGCGGTGAGGGAACTCAACTTTCAAATAATGTCACTTTTATTCCCGGCACGCAGGAATGGCGACCGCCTTTTCATTATAAACCGCTGGCGGATGGTGATGAGTTGGCGACAGTCGTTGGTCCAGAAGGTGAGGAGATTTACACCAATGAACAGGGCGCGGTAAAAGTTTATTTTCATTGGGATAGACGCGGAAAACCTGATCATAGTGGTTCGTGTTGGTTGCGAGTGGCACAGGGTTGGAATGGTGATAGCTTCGGATTTATGGCGATCCCTCGCATTGGGCAAGAGGTGATTGTGTCTTATTTAAATGGCGATATTGATAGACCAATTATCACCGGTTGCACCTATAACGGCCGTAATGCCCCACCACTGGATTTACCCAAAGAAAAAACCCGAACCACATTTCGTACCAAGACACATAAAGGCACAGGGTTTAATGAACTGCGATTTGAGGATGCCGGCGGACGCGAAGAGGTGTATTTACATGCGCAGAGAGATTTAAATATTCATGTGCAACATGATAGTCATTGGCATACTCAACATGATTTCAAGCATCGCATTGATAATCAACGTTTTACTGAAATTTTAGGTGATGATCACCTTATTATGAAAGGAACACAGAAATCATTAATTGAAGGTGATGTTTCATTACAAATTAAAGGTGCTAAACATAGCAAAATTGATGATGAATTAATTGTTGAAAGTGGTATGGAAACGAGCTTTAAAAGTGGTGGAAAAATTATTCTTGAAGCAGGAACAGAAATCACACTAAAAGTAGGAAGTAGCTTTATCCGTCTTACTCCAAGTGCAATTTTTACTTCTGGTAATTTAGATATCGGCTCTAGTGGTCCGGGGAATGGGCAATCTCCAATTATTCAACTTCCAGATGGTGTTATACCTTTCGAGCAACCCCCTTATGCAATTAAGAAGTATTGTGCTTTAACTGCAAACGAAACAGGTAGCTTATTAATAAAGCCACCTAAGGAAGAAGAATAA
- a CDS encoding DUF4123 domain-containing protein, with the protein MTSLTWTQWVNDFSKGDVYFFINTPPTSDSIKRFYSHNWVEEAIPLYRGTGLDHLTEISPWLVKIKSISLYHLAKELDECPLEDRHWGWAYHSHLNWKEQIKHWKYYQMVTVDNESVHFRIFDPRIAEILLPNLKKEDWLSLMYPINDIFIPVNKESLFFECPNDILKSKKHNFPLKYILPFYLLEAWRNSLYATNLVVENLILDFWEENGDLAYSLFSRENNIRDIIYKWVSNEKLKNTDIAYLTDKNLLNHLLNIKLINKEEL; encoded by the coding sequence ATGACATCCTTAACATGGACGCAATGGGTGAATGATTTTTCAAAAGGAGATGTATATTTTTTTATTAATACACCACCTACATCCGATTCTATTAAACGGTTTTATAGTCATAATTGGGTAGAAGAAGCTATTCCTTTATATCGGGGGACAGGGCTTGATCATTTAACGGAAATAAGTCCTTGGTTAGTTAAAATTAAATCAATATCCCTTTATCATTTAGCAAAAGAGCTAGATGAATGCCCATTGGAAGATAGGCATTGGGGATGGGCATATCACAGTCACTTAAATTGGAAAGAACAAATTAAGCATTGGAAATATTATCAAATGGTTACAGTGGATAATGAGTCGGTACATTTTAGGATTTTTGATCCTCGCATTGCTGAAATATTGTTGCCTAACCTAAAAAAAGAAGATTGGCTATCATTAATGTATCCCATTAATGATATCTTTATTCCAGTTAATAAAGAGAGCTTATTTTTTGAATGTCCTAACGATATATTAAAAAGCAAAAAACACAATTTCCCATTAAAATACATACTTCCTTTCTATTTACTAGAGGCTTGGCGTAATTCACTATATGCAACTAATTTAGTTGTTGAGAACCTTATTCTTGATTTTTGGGAGGAAAATGGTGATCTCGCTTATTCACTTTTTTCGAGAGAGAATAATATAAGGGACATTATCTACAAATGGGTTTCTAATGAGAAGTTAAAAAATACAGATATCGCTTATTTGACTGATAAAAATTTATTAAATCATTTATTAAATATAAAATTAATTAACAAGGAAGAACTATAA
- a CDS encoding lipase family protein, which produces MTDKTDCIACGEKWIEIHLVDELNNPILNIEYELYQAFGPMKKPRKGIVKANGIIREEGLAGFPIVLKLDTQALIKEMSTRKLRLLRGEDNSIIKAEAKAKKYTYHYTTIGALCRDQIDIDNKGYQDEYPFYHFPKDEAFQGIPISKFNTTTVIEICPFRAWSLILHHTEQYSMINAYNLGILSQLSYKDNNIGNANSISCFFERQCLDLSRYPVVREKEINAQYPAIVIDVPFEERYDKVVFLDTEDERQHGSDADGSTQLFYVQNKEQFIVAWRGSQEGTDWVDDFTYRAKDIKTHAPEFNLNGKMHKGFLGAYQLGKKFFTNEFKNINDESGKLNKKLFICGHSLGGALALAHATELHKNIPLLYTYGAPRLFTISALEQLPKFTHYRHINNNDIVPRVPPEASLDNWLFNIYGYLGNIIGGITSIIDLLGQKAITQYGEYYLHHGNPILFYEAYNLIENYEEKVPTATNTWRFSYSKNNSTKLYIVPEIDKLALNDSMNLQQEIMSNLNENDKNNLFPEQKNPESNGGTSVTDHYMGRGYLPFLHDQLLELVDSAKTPQRLQSRELFKIALDKKVDIINPNPYKKRTLEIDRQRNLYFLDLQQSMNNSLIPMQSNPKEMDMLMQFKEQTHEIFNQ; this is translated from the coding sequence ATGACGGATAAAACGGATTGTATTGCCTGTGGGGAAAAATGGATTGAAATTCATCTTGTGGATGAGCTTAATAACCCCATATTGAATATTGAATATGAATTATATCAGGCTTTTGGTCCGATGAAAAAACCAAGAAAAGGAATAGTAAAAGCAAATGGGATCATTAGGGAAGAGGGATTGGCTGGTTTCCCTATTGTCTTAAAATTAGATACTCAAGCTTTAATAAAGGAGATGAGTACACGAAAGTTAAGATTACTTAGAGGAGAAGATAATTCCATTATTAAAGCGGAAGCAAAGGCAAAAAAATATACTTACCACTATACAACAATTGGTGCTTTATGCAGAGATCAAATTGATATTGATAATAAAGGGTATCAGGATGAATATCCTTTTTATCATTTTCCTAAAGATGAAGCGTTCCAAGGGATCCCGATTTCTAAGTTTAATACCACAACAGTAATTGAAATTTGCCCATTTAGGGCTTGGTCTTTGATTCTTCATCATACTGAACAATATTCTATGATTAATGCTTATAATTTAGGGATTTTAAGCCAACTTTCCTATAAAGATAATAATATTGGTAATGCCAACTCAATAAGTTGTTTTTTTGAACGACAATGCTTGGATTTAAGTCGTTATCCTGTCGTCAGGGAGAAAGAAATTAATGCTCAATACCCCGCTATTGTTATCGATGTGCCTTTTGAAGAACGTTATGACAAAGTGGTTTTTTTAGATACTGAAGATGAAAGACAGCATGGTTCTGATGCTGATGGTAGTACTCAACTGTTTTATGTCCAAAATAAAGAACAATTTATTGTTGCTTGGAGAGGATCTCAGGAGGGAACTGATTGGGTTGATGATTTTACCTATCGAGCGAAAGATATTAAAACCCACGCTCCAGAATTTAATCTAAATGGCAAAATGCATAAAGGTTTTTTAGGGGCTTATCAATTAGGGAAAAAATTTTTTACCAATGAATTTAAAAATATTAATGATGAATCAGGAAAATTAAATAAAAAATTATTTATCTGTGGTCATAGTTTAGGTGGAGCATTAGCTTTAGCACATGCTACTGAATTACATAAAAATATACCGTTGCTTTATACTTATGGTGCTCCTAGATTATTTACGATTTCTGCGCTTGAGCAGTTACCTAAGTTTACTCATTATCGCCATATAAATAATAATGATATTGTGCCTAGGGTACCACCAGAGGCAAGTCTAGATAATTGGTTATTTAATATCTATGGGTATTTGGGCAATATCATAGGTGGTATTACATCAATTATTGATTTATTGGGACAGAAAGCTATCACTCAATATGGAGAATATTATTTACATCATGGTAATCCTATTCTTTTTTATGAAGCATATAACTTAATTGAAAATTATGAAGAAAAGGTACCTACCGCTACAAATACATGGCGGTTCAGTTATTCTAAAAATAATAGTACCAAGCTTTATATTGTTCCTGAGATAGATAAATTGGCGCTGAATGACTCAATGAATCTACAACAAGAAATTATGAGTAACTTAAATGAAAATGATAAAAATAATCTTTTCCCTGAACAAAAAAATCCAGAAAGTAATGGTGGAACCAGTGTAACAGATCATTATATGGGAAGAGGTTATTTACCTTTCTTGCATGATCAACTTTTAGAATTAGTAGATAGTGCTAAAACACCACAACGTTTACAATCACGAGAATTATTTAAAATTGCTTTAGATAAAAAGGTTGATATTATCAATCCAAATCCTTATAAAAAGCGAACTTTAGAAATAGATAGGCAACGTAATTTATATTTTTTAGATTTACAACAAAGTATGAATAATTCTCTTATTCCAATGCAATCAAATCCTAAAGAAATGGATATGCTAATGCAATTTAAGGAACAAACACATGAAATATTTAATCAATAA
- a CDS encoding PAAR domain-containing protein — protein MRSTIQGRKIILKNDTTNTKGTVLSGSLLAKQTHEIVCLGDEVYCPACQQKGKIIEGDTMMKISNIPVALEGHKVQCGCLKGCVLVAIE, from the coding sequence ATGCGTAGCACAATTCAAGGACGAAAAATCATTTTAAAAAATGATACTACCAATACTAAAGGAACCGTATTAAGCGGTTCTTTATTAGCAAAGCAAACACATGAAATTGTTTGTTTAGGCGATGAAGTCTATTGCCCTGCTTGTCAGCAAAAAGGCAAAATTATTGAGGGAGATACCATGATGAAAATAAGCAATATTCCCGTCGCATTAGAAGGGCATAAAGTGCAATGCGGCTGTTTAAAGGGCTGTGTATTAGTGGCGATAGAATAA
- a CDS encoding PAAR domain-containing protein, protein MRSSIQGRKTILKNDTTNTKGSVLSGSLFAKQKHEIACLGDEVYCPACQQKGKIIEGDTMMKISNIPVALEGHKVQCGCLKGCILVAIE, encoded by the coding sequence ATGCGTAGCTCAATCCAAGGACGAAAAACCATTTTAAAAAATGATACTACCAATACTAAAGGAAGCGTATTAAGCGGTTCTTTATTCGCAAAACAAAAACATGAAATTGCCTGTTTAGGCGATGAAGTTTATTGCCCTGCTTGTCAGCAAAAAGGCAAAATTATTGAGGGAGATACCATGATGAAAATAAGCAATATTCCCGTCGCATTAGAAGGGCATAAAGTGCAATGCGGTTGTTTAAAGGGTTGTATATTAGTGGCTATTGAATAA
- a CDS encoding PAAR domain-containing protein encodes MRSTIQGRRIILKNDTTNTKGTVLSGSLLAKQTHEIACLGDDVYCPACQQKGKIIEGDSMMKISNTPVALEGHKVQCGCLKGCILVAIE; translated from the coding sequence ATGCGTAGCACAATCCAAGGACGAAGAATCATTTTAAAAAATGATACCACCAATACTAAAGGAACCGTATTAAGCGGTTCTTTATTAGCAAAACAAACGCATGAAATTGCCTGTTTAGGCGATGACGTCTATTGCCCTGCTTGTCAGCAAAAAGGCAAGATAATAGAAGGGGATTCCATGATGAAAATAAGCAATACTCCCGTCGCGTTAGAAGGGCATAAAGTGCAATGCGGTTGTTTAAAAGGTTGTATATTAGTGGCTATTGAGTAA
- the btuF gene encoding vitamin B12 ABC transporter substrate-binding protein BtuF yields MRLFINLGLLLCSLFGLSFAIAITPADRVITLSPSATEMAYAAGMGDNIVGVSAYSDYPEAAKNIEQVANWQGINIERILLLKPDLVIAWQGGNPQRPLDQLKALGIPIIYSDPQSIEEIADDLVTLSSYSHHSDIAIKNAQQLRQQYQVLQQQYASTISNHSKKKVFIQFGMQPLFTTSNCTLQSHITELCGGENIFANSPVAWPQVSREQVLTKQPDLIIFSGKADQIPTVRAFWQPQLTVPVIAIDEDSFSRPAPRIINATQQICEAIATNH; encoded by the coding sequence ATGCGTTTATTTATCAATCTTGGATTATTACTCTGTTCATTATTTGGGCTAAGCTTTGCCATTGCTATCACACCTGCTGATCGTGTTATTACGTTATCGCCATCAGCCACTGAAATGGCTTACGCCGCAGGTATGGGGGATAATATTGTCGGAGTTAGTGCTTACTCTGATTATCCAGAGGCTGCTAAAAATATTGAACAAGTCGCTAATTGGCAGGGTATTAATATCGAACGCATTCTATTATTAAAACCTGATCTAGTGATTGCATGGCAAGGCGGTAATCCACAACGTCCATTAGATCAGTTAAAAGCTTTGGGTATTCCTATCATTTATTCTGATCCACAAAGTATTGAAGAAATCGCAGACGATCTCGTTACTCTTTCCAGTTATAGCCATCATTCTGATATTGCAATAAAAAATGCCCAACAATTGCGTCAACAATATCAAGTGTTACAACAGCAATATGCATCAACTATATCGAATCACTCCAAGAAAAAAGTATTTATTCAATTTGGGATGCAGCCGTTATTTACTACATCAAACTGTACATTACAAAGCCATATTACTGAACTTTGTGGCGGTGAAAATATCTTCGCTAATAGCCCTGTGGCATGGCCTCAAGTAAGTCGTGAGCAAGTACTTACAAAGCAACCTGATTTAATTATATTCAGTGGTAAAGCAGATCAAATACCTACAGTACGAGCATTTTGGCAACCTCAGCTCACAGTACCCGTTATTGCTATTGATGAAGACAGTTTTAGCCGACCTGCACCGCGTATTATTAATGCAACACAGCAAATTTGTGAAGCAATAGCAACGAACCATTAG
- the mtnN gene encoding 5'-methylthioadenosine/S-adenosylhomocysteine nucleosidase → MRVGVIGAMEQEVTLLREKIEDCQILSRGGCEIYTGTINGVDVALLKSGIGKVAAAIGTTLLLEHFRPDVVINTGSAGGLDSRLNVGDIVVSTEVRYHDADVTAFGYEPGQMAQCPPAFIADPRLISIAEECIESLKLNAVRGLICSGDAFINGAEPLARIRRTFPDVAAVEMESTAIGHVCHQFNTPFVVVRAISDVADKESHLSFDEFLSVAAEQSSLMVTAMLDKLKD, encoded by the coding sequence ATGAGAGTTGGCGTAATAGGTGCAATGGAGCAAGAAGTCACACTTCTGCGTGAGAAAATTGAAGATTGCCAAATCTTATCGCGTGGCGGTTGTGAAATTTATACAGGCACAATCAACGGTGTTGATGTTGCATTATTAAAATCAGGTATTGGTAAAGTTGCGGCTGCGATTGGCACAACTTTATTGCTTGAGCATTTTCGCCCTGATGTCGTTATCAATACTGGCTCTGCGGGTGGTTTAGACTCGAGATTAAATGTCGGTGATATCGTTGTTTCAACAGAAGTTCGCTATCACGATGCAGATGTGACTGCGTTTGGTTATGAACCAGGTCAAATGGCACAATGCCCTCCTGCTTTTATTGCAGATCCTAGACTTATTAGCATCGCAGAAGAGTGTATTGAATCGCTAAAATTAAATGCTGTTCGTGGTTTAATTTGTAGTGGTGATGCATTTATTAATGGTGCAGAGCCTTTAGCGCGTATTCGTCGTACATTCCCAGATGTTGCTGCCGTAGAAATGGAATCCACCGCAATTGGTCATGTTTGCCATCAATTCAACACACCATTTGTTGTGGTTCGTGCTATTTCTGATGTGGCTGATAAAGAATCGCATTTAAGCTTTGATGAGTTTTTATCTGTTGCTGCAGAACAATCGAGCTTAATGGTGACCGCGATGTTGGATAAATTAAAAGACTAA
- the dgt gene encoding dGTPase: MIDFKLKLNYQRKYNSSDIDINDEIQVSRQFESDRGRIINSAAIRRLQQKTQVFPLEQNSAVRSRLTHSLEVQQIGRYIAKQIISELKKQNKLEVYGLIDRIDSLESLIEMACLMHDIGNPPFGHFGEAAIKHWFQKILSPEATAEFDSCPFIPMQYSVKVQLNELRQTLRQDLCQFEGNAQAIRMAHHLLKLNLTYAQIGCVLKYTRPAYWQGEVPKEYSYLMKKPGYYWSELAFVKEVQEKLNMGEFCRFPLTYIMEAADDISYCIADLDDAVEKGIFDINRLVQLLRDAWRENGDVTEGDLFDITVNRAYKKVDQNEAKRSMQDQFFMYLRVYITGKLVPYTAHRFIKNLPQVYEGSFNHALLEGNSAEHRLLTTLKSVAKKWVFSHPEVEELEMKGYRVISGLLDIYKPLLLLSTEDFLRLHKYNEHPKYVIETRLYHKLSVKHKLAYNEMLEKLNDINTERGKILEFYYRTRLIQDYISGMTDHYAYEEYRKLMVCD, from the coding sequence ATGATCGATTTTAAGCTGAAGTTAAATTATCAACGCAAATATAACAGCAGTGATATCGATATTAACGATGAAATACAGGTTTCTCGTCAATTTGAAAGTGATCGTGGCCGTATTATTAATTCAGCAGCCATTCGACGTTTACAACAAAAAACACAAGTCTTTCCTTTAGAGCAAAATTCCGCAGTACGCAGCCGTCTTACTCATTCTCTTGAAGTTCAGCAAATTGGCCGTTATATCGCTAAACAAATTATCAGTGAATTAAAAAAACAAAATAAGCTTGAAGTGTATGGCTTAATTGATCGCATCGATAGTCTTGAAAGTTTAATTGAGATGGCTTGCTTAATGCACGATATTGGTAATCCACCTTTTGGTCATTTTGGCGAAGCTGCGATTAAACATTGGTTTCAAAAAATATTATCACCAGAGGCGACAGCCGAATTCGATAGTTGCCCGTTTATCCCTATGCAGTATTCAGTTAAAGTGCAATTAAATGAATTGCGACAAACTTTACGCCAAGATTTATGTCAATTTGAAGGTAATGCTCAAGCTATTCGAATGGCGCATCATCTTCTTAAATTGAATTTAACCTATGCTCAAATTGGCTGTGTATTAAAATATACCCGTCCCGCTTATTGGCAAGGTGAAGTCCCTAAAGAATATAGCTATTTAATGAAGAAACCGGGGTATTACTGGTCTGAATTAGCATTCGTAAAAGAAGTACAAGAAAAACTAAATATGGGTGAGTTCTGTCGCTTTCCTCTCACATATATTATGGAAGCTGCTGACGACATTTCGTATTGCATTGCAGATTTAGATGATGCAGTAGAAAAGGGGATTTTTGATATCAACCGACTTGTTCAGCTTTTACGAGATGCGTGGCGTGAAAATGGTGATGTGACCGAAGGCGATTTATTCGATATTACTGTGAATCGTGCTTATAAAAAAGTTGATCAAAATGAAGCCAAACGTAGTATGCAAGATCAGTTTTTTATGTATTTACGAGTTTATATTACAGGGAAATTAGTCCCTTATACGGCACATCGATTTATAAAAAATCTTCCTCAAGTTTATGAAGGAAGTTTTAACCATGCATTATTGGAAGGGAATAGTGCTGAGCATCGTTTATTAACAACCTTAAAAAGTGTCGCTAAAAAATGGGTGTTTAGCCATCCTGAAGTTGAAGAGCTTGAAATGAAAGGATATCGCGTGATCAGTGGATTACTCGATATCTATAAGCCCTTGCTTTTATTATCAACTGAAGATTTTTTAAGATTGCATAAATATAACGAACATCCTAAATATGTCATTGAGACGCGGTTATATCATAAACTTTCTGTTAAACATAAACTGGCTTATAACGAAATGTTAGAAAAGCTAAATGATATAAATACTGAAAGAGGAAAAATTTTAGAGTTTTATTATCGTACCAGATTAATTCAAGATTATATCAGTGGAATGACTGATCATTATGCTTATGAAGAATATAGAAAATTAATGGTTTGTGATTAA